From Methylopila sp. M107, a single genomic window includes:
- a CDS encoding Uma2 family endonuclease, with amino-acid sequence MNFPLMKPARLTVEEFRGLELNAPEEERWELIDGHIVRSMAGGTKIHNLIVFNARSALTAELRRRGSPCRAFSENVRLDIEARDASTLPDVVVSCSPFRDGPTTLRDAAAIIEVLSPSTALFDQEKKLSAYLQLPSLQTCCFVHQDRTHIAVYSRTADGWLRKDLTSGDDVIQFAGIDASIPVDAFYVDVAEARAALKSSA; translated from the coding sequence ATGAACTTCCCGCTGATGAAACCGGCACGACTGACTGTCGAAGAATTCCGGGGGCTTGAGCTCAACGCGCCCGAAGAGGAACGTTGGGAGCTGATCGACGGACACATCGTCCGCTCGATGGCTGGCGGGACCAAGATCCACAATCTCATCGTCTTCAACGCACGGTCCGCCTTGACCGCTGAGCTTCGCCGGCGAGGCTCGCCCTGCCGGGCGTTTTCCGAGAACGTCCGTCTCGACATAGAGGCTCGGGACGCATCGACCCTGCCGGACGTCGTGGTCAGTTGCAGCCCGTTCCGGGACGGGCCGACGACGCTACGCGACGCCGCTGCGATCATCGAAGTGCTGTCCCCGTCGACCGCTCTGTTTGATCAGGAAAAGAAGCTCTCGGCCTATCTCCAGCTTCCAAGTCTACAGACCTGCTGCTTCGTGCACCAAGACCGAACACACATCGCCGTCTACTCGCGAACTGCGGATGGCTGGCTGCGAAAGGATCTGACATCTGGCGACGACGTCATCCAGTTCGCGGGCATCGATGCGTCAATTCCCGTGGACGCCTTCTACGTCGACGTCGCCGAGGCGCGCGCCGCGCTCAAGAGTTCAGCGTAA
- a CDS encoding DUF72 domain-containing protein produces MASGRIVVGVGGWTFEPWRGTFYPNGLKKDAELAYMAERLTAIEINGTFYRGQKPETFRKWADAAPDGFRFSMKASRFTTSRKVLAEGAESIEKFWATKPTAMGDKLGPILWQLPATKRFDKDDIASFLKLLPAEVDGVKLRHVIEAGHESFADPAFIELLGNAGAQVAQVILDDPDHPTLADVTADFVYLRLERSRDAIETGYPEDELDVWAERLKTYAAGGVPKDMSTLTARAPENKPRDVFCFFISGAKVRNPAAAMALIERLR; encoded by the coding sequence ATGGCTTCGGGCCGCATCGTCGTCGGCGTCGGCGGCTGGACCTTCGAACCCTGGCGCGGGACCTTCTATCCGAACGGCCTCAAGAAGGACGCCGAGCTCGCCTACATGGCGGAGCGGCTGACGGCGATCGAGATCAACGGCACGTTCTATCGCGGGCAGAAGCCCGAGACGTTCCGCAAGTGGGCCGACGCGGCGCCGGACGGCTTTCGGTTCTCGATGAAGGCCTCGCGGTTCACGACCAGCCGCAAGGTGCTGGCCGAGGGCGCCGAGTCGATCGAAAAGTTCTGGGCGACCAAGCCGACCGCGATGGGCGACAAGCTCGGCCCGATCCTGTGGCAGCTGCCCGCGACCAAGCGCTTCGACAAGGACGACATCGCGAGCTTCTTGAAGCTGCTCCCGGCGGAGGTCGACGGGGTGAAGCTGCGCCACGTCATCGAAGCGGGCCACGAGAGTTTTGCGGACCCGGCATTCATCGAGCTGCTGGGAAACGCAGGCGCTCAAGTCGCGCAGGTGATCCTCGACGATCCCGACCATCCGACGCTCGCCGACGTGACGGCGGATTTCGTCTATCTGAGGCTGGAACGCAGCCGCGACGCGATCGAGACGGGCTATCCGGAGGACGAACTGGATGTCTGGGCGGAGCGGCTGAAGACCTACGCGGCGGGCGGCGTCCCGAAGGACATGTCGACGCTGACGGCGCGCGCGCCGGAAAATAAGCCCCGCGACGTGTTCTGCTTTTTCATCTCGGGCGCCAAGGTGCGGAACCCAGCGGCCGCGATGGCGCTGATCGAGCGCTTACGCTGA